A stretch of DNA from Thiothrix subterranea:
GGGTATGGGGCAAATAATTACAGTAATAGCGTCAGTAATACTGGTGCGCAAGATATTTCCAGCAGTAAACCTAACGCTAGGGCAACTGAAAGCTTTAATAAAAGTATGCAAGGTTCAGGGCAAGATGCAAGTGGAGGCATGGATCTTGCCAAGTTGCTTCCCCTGATCGAACAATTGCTGCAAATGCTGAAATCCGGTGGCATGGAAGGTGGTAGCCAAACCGAAGGTGGCCAAGGCGGTGGTTCCTCCGGTGGCAATAGCGCAGGTTGTGGATGCGATGGTAACGAAGGCAAGAAGACTGGCTCTAGTAGCAGGAATGAAGGTAGCGCAGGCGGAGCTGGTTCTCTTGGCGGCAAAGAAGGCAATGGCGGCGGCACTATCAGCAATACTGACAAAAGTAGCCACAAAGGTAAAGATTAATACCTATTCCCCAGCCTAACAAAAAAGCCCCCAGCCTATCGCTAGACTGGGGGCTTTTTCAGCTCAGGCATTCAGCGGCTAGAATCAGCCCAACTGTTTAAACGCTGATTTTCCCGCATAAGTACCCTTGCCACCCAACTGCTCCGCAATACGCAGCAACTGGTTGTACTTCGCAATCCGATCAGAACGTGACAACGAACCCGTCTTAATCTGGCAAGCATTAGTCGCCACCGCAATATCGGCAATCGTGGTATCTTCGGTTTCGCCCGAACGGTGTGAAACCACCGCCGTGTAACCCGCTTTATGCGCCATACCAATCGCTTCCAAGGTTTCAGTCAGCGTGCCGATTTGGTTAACTTTGATCAGAATGGAGTTCGCAATTCCCTTGTCGATACCTTCTTGCAGAATCTTGGTATTGGTTACGAACAAATCATCACCAACAATCTGCACACGCTTGCCCAATACATTGGTGAAATGCGCCCAACCCGCCCAATCGCCTTCCGCCATCGCATCTTCAATGGTCAGAATCGGGTATTGGTTTACCCAGTTTTCGAGGTAAGCGGTGAACTCTTCGGCACTGAATTGCTTGCCTTCGGATTCCAAATCGTATTTGCCGTTTTTGTAGAACTCGGAGCTGGCAACGTCCAGACCCAGCCAGATGTCTTGGCCTGCTTTGAAACCGGCTTTGTCAATCGCTTCCAGAATGACTTCAATCGCCTGTTCGTTGGAGGACAAATCCGGGGCAAAACCGCCTTCGTCGCCCACCGCCGTGTTCATGCCACGCTTTTTCAGCACGGATTTGAGGTTATGGAACACTTCTGCACCGTAACGCACCGCTTCCGCCATGCTGGTTGCGCCAACGGGCAGAATCATGAATTCCTGCAAATCCACGCTGTTGTCCGCGTGTGCGCCGCCGTTGATAATGTTCATCATCGGCACAGGCAGTTTGTAAGCATCCGCTTTGCCGAGGTATTGGTACAGTGGCAAACCTTGATCGTTAGCCGCTGCGTGTGCGGTTGCCATTGACACTGCCAGCAGCGCGTTTGCACCCAAACGGGCTTTGTTTTCAGTGCCATCCAGCGCGATCATCGCGCGGTCGATGCCGCCTTGATCGGTGACATCCATGCCCGCAACGGCTTTGGCGATTTCGCCGTTCACGTTGGCAACGGCGGTTTGCACGCCTTTGCCCATGTAACGTGCACCACCGTCGCGCAATTCAATCGCTTCACGCGAACCCGTGGATGCACCGGATGGCACAGCCGCACGCCCCATCACGCCATTGCTGAGGATAACATCGGCTTCTACCGTTGGGTTGCCACGGGAATCGACGATTTCACGCGCCCTTACTGATTTAATTTCAGACATAATCTCTATTTCCCAATTAAACTTACAAAGTATTTTCTAGCAATTTTTGTGCCTTGATCACGCGATCCAGCTCGACCAGCGTGATCAGTAATTCTTCCATGCGATCCATCGGCCATGAATTCGGGCCATCGCTCAGCGCATTGGCGGGGTCAGGGTGCGATTCCATGAACAAACCGGCAATGCCAACCGCCACCGCCGCACGCGCCAACACGGGTACATGTTCGCGCTGCCCGCCGGAACAACTGCCCTGCCCGCCCGGTAATTGCACCGAATGCGTCGCATCAAACACCACCGGACATTGGGTATCGCGCATAATCGCGAGGCTGCGCATATCCGACACGAGGTTGTTATAGCCGAAGCTGTAACCGCGTTCGCACACCATGATCTGCTGATTGCCAGTCGCACGGGCTTTTTCAACCACGTTACCCATATCCCACGGCGCGAGGAACTGGCCTTTTTTAATGTTCACCGGCTTGCCAGTCCGCGCTACCATTTGGATGAAATTGGTCTGGCGGCATAGGAACGCAGGCGTTTGCAACACATCCACAATGCTCGCGACTTCATCCATCGGTGTATCTTCGTGTACATCGGTGAGCACGGGTACGCCAATATCGGTTTTGACGCGCTCCAGAATCCGCAAACCCGCTTCCAAGCCCACACCGCGTGCGCTGTTGTGCGACGAACGGTTGGCTTTGTCGAACGACGATTTGTAGATAAACGGAATGCCCAAACGGGTAGTCATGTCCTTCAGCTTACTCGCCGTTTCCAGTGCCAGCTTTTCGGTTTCAATCGCGCAAGGGCCTGAAATCAGGAAAAATGGCTGATCCAGCCCTACGTCAAATCCGCACAATTTCATGATCGTTTGCTGCTCGTTTTGGTTTCGTGATAACGGCGTGCCGCGCTGACAAAGCCGCTAAACAGCGGATGCCCTTGGCGTGGACGCGAGGTGAATTCCGGGTGGAACTGGCAAGCCAAGAACCACGGGTGATCTTTCAATTCGATCATTTCGATCAGATTGCCGTCAATGGATGTGCCAGACAAAATCAGCCCGTGCTTTGCCAGCGTTTCGCGGTAATGGTTGTTGAATTCGTAACGGTGGCGATGGCGTTCGACGATTTGCGCCGCGCCGTAAGTGGTGCGAGCCAGCGAGCCTTCTTGCAACACGCACGCTTGCCCACCAAGGCGCATTGTGCCGCCCAAATCGGAATCGTGGGAGCGCTTTTCAATCGTACCGTCTTCGGCTTGCCATTCGGTAATCAAACCGATGACCGGATGTGGCGAATCGGGCGCGAATTCGGTGCTGTGTGCGCCTGCCAAGCCTGCGCAATGGCGCGAGAATTCGATGACCGCGACCTGCATCCCCAAGCAAATGCCGAGGTACGGGATTTTGTTTTCACGCGCATACTGGGCTGCACGGATTTTGCCTTCGACACCGCGATTACCAAAACCGCCGGGAACGAGAATCGCATCGACTTTGCCCAAGAGTTCAAAGGCTTGTTCGTCATCGGATTCGAGGCGTTCGGAATCGAGGTAGTGAATCTTGACCTTGGTATGCGTTTGGATGCCCGCGTGGGTCAGCGCTTCGTTCAAAGATTTGTAGGATTCGGTCAAATCGACATATTTGCCGACCATTGCCACGGTAATTTCCGCTTCGGGGAATTCCATCGAGCTGACCACATCTTTCCAGTCGGAAAGGTCAGCTTCGGGCAAATTGGTTAACCCGAATTTTTCGGCAACAATGCGATCCAATTTTTGCGCGTGCAACCACAAGGGGATTTTGTAGATATTGTCTAAATCTACCGCTGAAATAACGGCGCGTTCTTCCACATTGGTGAACAGGGAAATCTTTTTGCGCTCGTTTTCGGGGAACGGGCGTTCGCTACGGCACAGCAAAATATCGGGCTGGATGCCGATGGAACGCAATTCCTTGACCGAGTGCTGGGTGGGCTTGGTTTTCAACTCGCCCGCTGCCGCGACATAAGGCAACAGCGTCAGGTGAATGAACAAGGCATTACTTCTGCCCTCTTCCACCCCCATTTGGCGGATGGCTTCCATGAAGGGCATGGCTTCGATGTCGCCGACCGTGCCGCCAATTTCAACCATCGCGATGTCAGCATCACCCGCGCCAGCACGCACACTGCGTTTAATTTCGTCGGTAATGTGTGGAATCACTTGCACGGTTGCGCCAAGGTATTCGCCGCGCCGCTCTTTGCTGATCACGGTTTGGTAAATGCGCCCTGTGGTGAAGTTGTTGAGCTTGCTGGCTCTGAAGCCGACAAAACGCTCGTAATGCCCAAGATCGAGGTCGGTTTCCGCGCCATCTTCCGTGACGAAGACTTCGCCGTGTTGGAAGGGGCTCATGGTGCCGGGGTCAACGTTGATGTAGGGGTCAAGTTTGAGCATCGTGACTTTGAGGCCACGCGCTTCGAGGATTGCACCGAGTGATGCGGCAGCAATGCCTTTCCCTAAAGAGGAAACCACGCCGCCAGTGATGAAAATATATCGAGCCATAGGAGGTAATACGCATCCGTGTGAGTCACAATTATGCGGGCGCATCCTACCATAGATGGATGGGTTTTGCTAAGGCAAGAAATGCGCCATTGGTTTATCATAAGGCGGATGAACACAGCAAACTACTCATCGTTATCCTTGGTCATCCTGCTAATCGCCTTGTGCCTGCCGCGTATTACGCTCGCAGAGAACAGTGAAGTCCGCACCATCCCCACCACCAACACCGCGCAACCCTTCGAGCTTGCCGCCAAGCTGCAATGGAATCCGCACGACAAACAGTGGGACAAAGTGCTAGTACTCTACAACGGCAACCCCAGCCCGCCCACTAACCACCCCGTGTGGGCATACCTCAATAGTATGCAAATCCCCGCCCGCGCCGCGACCAAAGCCGGGGAAAACCTCTACTACAAAGCCTTCCACAGCAACGCTTTCTGTGATGGCAACACCCCGCTCACCTCCGGCAAACCGCTACGCATTACTTTCGACCAAAACACCAATGGCAATTACACCGAAAAAGACTACTTCCGCGACTGGAACTGCCCCGGTTGGGGCATGGGGATAAACAACGTCAGCATCGTCGGTAAGCAAGAAGCCCGCAACGGACAAGGGCAAGCCTTACGCCTCAACATTCCCAAAGGCACATCCGGCTGCGTCAACGAAAAAGACTGCGCCAATTGGAAACCGCACATCGGCGCACAACTCGACAGCCTGTATTACTCGTACTGGGTGAAATTCCCGGAAAACTTCGACTTCGTGCGCGGCGGCAAACTCCCCGGCATAGGCAGCTTTGAACCCCGTGTCGGCGGCGTAAAACCTAATGGCAACGACGGCTGGAGCGTGCGCGTGATGTGGGACAAAGACGGCAAACTAGGGCAATACGTCTATCACCCTGACCAACCCAAAAACTTCGGCGACTTCTTCGTGTGGGATATGCCGCCCGTGGAAAAAGGTCAGTGGTATCAAATCAAAACCTTGGTGCGCCTCAACACCCCCGGCAAACGTGACGGCATTATCACCACATGGCTCAATGGCAAACAAGTGCTGGACAAACGCGACCTACGCTTCCGTAACAGCAGCAATCTCCAGATCGAACGCCTCCTGTTTGCCGTATTCTTCGGCGGCACAGGCGCAGAATGGGCACCCAAACGTGATATGCTGCTCTATCTCGACGACTTTACCCTCTCCGCTAACCCACACTGATTATGCTAACAATTCAGATTCTTTTCCCGCGCCGTTGGCTTTACCTGATACTGCTAACTTGGTTGTCATTGCCACTACAGGCCGCCGATAATGAATTCCCCAGCGAGCGGTTGGAGGAAATCAGCGCTGAACTCAACACCACGGAAACGACATTCCAGCAACTTGAGAAACAAAAGCGGCTCGATCTCAACAAGCTGGATAGCCTGACCGCCACGGCAGCACGTCTGGAACAAGTCGCCAAAACCTGTGTCGCGCAACAGGAACAACAACAAACCCAAACCCAACAAGCCACGGATAGTTTGGGTGAAGCCAATACCGACGAAGACGCGGACGTCAAACGCAAACGCCAAGAACTCACAGAACAAAAACAGCAGCTTGAAAAAACCTTATCCCAATGCCGCTTACTCAGCCTGCGAGCGGCTACCTTATTGACGGATACCCGCCAATCTCGACAGATTTTACTTAAAGATCAGCTATTTGCTTACAGTTACTCCGTAATCGACCACTTGGAAGTGATACTGCTGGAATCCGGCGTATGGAAAACTGAAATTAGTGGTTTATTGCGTGTATTAACCAACCTCCCCTTGAACAAAACCAATGTGTGGATCGCACTCGCTTACGGTATCGCCGGGTTGATTGCGGGACTGTTTTGGAGTATTCACAAACGCCGTCAATACCGTGAAACAATACCGCCGATTCACGCCACCAGCCCCACGCTGGCAGCGGTGTGGATTAGTCTGTTACGCTTTTTACCCTACACCTTGTTTGCAGGCTTAGCGGCATTGTCGCTCTATTTTGCGCCGCCGGGCGTACCTCTTATCTTGCAATTTACGCAAGCGTTGCTGTTATTTGGCATCAGCTACGGCATTATGCATTCGCTATTGCGCCCCGCCGGACAGGTTGAAGGCGTTGTCCCCGCGACACAGCAAACAGGACACAAATTGTATTTCTGGGCGCGACTGCTGATCGTTACCACTTTAATCGGCACAATTTTTCATTCGCCACTGCTAGATTCTGCTACGCAAGCCAGCACTGCCCCCAGCCATTTCGTGGGATTAATACGAGTTGCGCTAGGTACAGTGATTGGCTTTTCACTTGCTCGTCTCATTTGGCTCATGTCCGATCACTTTTTGTTTATCCAACACACGCGGCTGCATTGGTTGGCAGTGGGTGCGTTGCTGGTTTCTGTTAGCAGTTTATGGCTGGGCTACCGCAATTTTTCGGTATTTTTGTTTACCGGCGTCTTTGGCACGCTATTTTTGTTACTGGTGGCGTGGTTGCTACTCAAAATTCCAGCAGAAATCTTTGATGGACTGGATGTCGGGCGCACCCCTTGGCAACAACGTTTGCGGCAACAACTGGGGTTGCGCAGCAATCAAATCGTACCCGGTTTGTTGTGGCTACGCCTTGCGAATATGCTGGTAGTTTCTGGCGGATTGCTGATTTTGTCACTGCGGCTGTGGGGGATGCCAGAGCAAAACTTTACCCTGTTGCTGACGCAACTTGCCAGCGGCATCAAGATTGGCGGCTTCACGCTGGAACCCTTGCGCATTATCGGCGGCTTGCTGATCGTCGCGCTATTGGTCAGTCTCACGCATGTGATGAAGAAAAATCTGGCAGAAAGTTGGTTACGCCGCACCACCTTGAGCCGGGGCGCACGTGAAGCGATTACTACCGTTTCGGGCTATACCGGTATTTTGCTGGCGATTTTAATGGGCTTGTCGGTAGCGGGTATTCAGTTTGAAAATCTGGCGATTATTGCGGGAGCATTATCGGTCGGGATCGGTTTTGGCTTGCAAAACATCGTCAATAATTTCGTATCTGGGTTGATTTTGCTGTTTGAACGCCCGATCCGGCGCGGCGATTGGATCACGGTAGGCACGGCGGAAGGTTATGTGCGCGACATTAGCATTCGCTCCACGACCATCCAGACCTTTGATCGTTCTGACATTATTGTACCGAACTCGCAAATCATTTCTGGGCAAGTCACCAATATGATGCTGAACGACAATTTCGGCAGAGTGATTATTCCCGTCAATGTGGCTTATGGTGTTGACACCGAACAGGTTATGGCAATATTACAAGAGGCTGCCAATGCACACCCATTGGTATTGAAAGATCGTAGTGATATGAAAATTAACGTATTCTTTCGATCATTTAGCGATCATGCACTCAATTTTGAATTACGTTGCTTTATTCGGGATATTGAAACAAAAGCCAGAGTCATCAGCGATTTGAACTTAGCGATTGATAAGGAGCTACGCCAACAAGAAATACCCATGCCTTTTATTCGCAGTGAGCCGTATACGTGGTCAGGAAAAACTGTCAAATCGCAAGATTTAAGCTAGAATATGCGCTTCTCACCGTTTGGCCCCATAGTTTAATGGATAAAACGGCCCCCTCCTAAGGGGCAGCTACAGGTTCGATTCCTGTTGGGGCCGCCATCACCGGGTACTGATTCATAAAAAAAGCCCTTACAAATGGCAATCTGTAAGGGATTTTTCATTATGTATTGGTCGGGACGAAACCCATTGAAAGAAGCTCATAAGCAGGTGATTAACAAAGATTACTTGCTAGGCAAAAAATAGCCATACCGTAACGATACCGCGTGAACCATTGGGGGCGTGAATGCTCTTGTTACGTGAGAAAACAAAAAAAGTTCCAACATTTCCAACAAAGCAAAAAAAGAGAGTATAGAAATAGTATAAGTTATTATTTTATATATACTTTTCCTTACCCTCTATCTGTTGGAAATCACTTCCAACATTTTCCAACATTTCCAACAAACGCACCAGCCACAAAAAAGCCGGGTATCGCTCCCGGCTCACTGGCAATCAATCACCCAATGGATTCAGAGAAACGAACTCCCGGCATGGTCTTTGAACATTTCAGCATTGCGAACATAGCCTTTCACCGTCTGCACTGACTTGTGGCGTGATACATCCATAATCTTGAACAGGTTAGCGCCCGCTTCCGCTGCACTGGTGATGAATCCCGCCCGCAAGGAATGCCCCGCGAATTGATCGGGGTCAAGCCCTGCCAGTTGTGCATATTTCTTCACGGTTTCAGCAATGCTTTTGTCGCTGATCGCTTGGGGGCGTAAGTTGCCGCCTTTGGTGATCGGTCGGAATAACGCGCCCTCAGTAATGCCAGCCGATTGAATGTAGCCTTGCAGGATACCGACCACGTTTAAGCGCCCGTTGTAAATGGCGATGGTTTGCCCTTGCGCCTCTTGGTCGGTCTTGGATTTGCGTATAGTGATCTTCGCCCCATCGGTTACGAACTCAATATCTGACAGTTCCAGCCCTGCCAGTTCCGAGCGCCGGAATGCACCAGCAAACCCTAACAACAAAATAGCCCGGTCACGTTTGCCCTGTAGCGTCTTTGCATCACACTGGGCAATCATGCTGTAAATCTTATCCACGGTAGCCGCTGCT
This window harbors:
- the eno gene encoding phosphopyruvate hydratase; this translates as MSEIKSVRAREIVDSRGNPTVEADVILSNGVMGRAAVPSGASTGSREAIELRDGGARYMGKGVQTAVANVNGEIAKAVAGMDVTDQGGIDRAMIALDGTENKARLGANALLAVSMATAHAAANDQGLPLYQYLGKADAYKLPVPMMNIINGGAHADNSVDLQEFMILPVGATSMAEAVRYGAEVFHNLKSVLKKRGMNTAVGDEGGFAPDLSSNEQAIEVILEAIDKAGFKAGQDIWLGLDVASSEFYKNGKYDLESEGKQFSAEEFTAYLENWVNQYPILTIEDAMAEGDWAGWAHFTNVLGKRVQIVGDDLFVTNTKILQEGIDKGIANSILIKVNQIGTLTETLEAIGMAHKAGYTAVVSHRSGETEDTTIADIAVATNACQIKTGSLSRSDRIAKYNQLLRIAEQLGGKGTYAGKSAFKQLG
- the kdsA gene encoding 3-deoxy-8-phosphooctulonate synthase, producing MKLCGFDVGLDQPFFLISGPCAIETEKLALETASKLKDMTTRLGIPFIYKSSFDKANRSSHNSARGVGLEAGLRILERVKTDIGVPVLTDVHEDTPMDEVASIVDVLQTPAFLCRQTNFIQMVARTGKPVNIKKGQFLAPWDMGNVVEKARATGNQQIMVCERGYSFGYNNLVSDMRSLAIMRDTQCPVVFDATHSVQLPGGQGSCSGGQREHVPVLARAAVAVGIAGLFMESHPDPANALSDGPNSWPMDRMEELLITLVELDRVIKAQKLLENTL
- a CDS encoding CTP synthase produces the protein MARYIFITGGVVSSLGKGIAAASLGAILEARGLKVTMLKLDPYINVDPGTMSPFQHGEVFVTEDGAETDLDLGHYERFVGFRASKLNNFTTGRIYQTVISKERRGEYLGATVQVIPHITDEIKRSVRAGAGDADIAMVEIGGTVGDIEAMPFMEAIRQMGVEEGRSNALFIHLTLLPYVAAAGELKTKPTQHSVKELRSIGIQPDILLCRSERPFPENERKKISLFTNVEERAVISAVDLDNIYKIPLWLHAQKLDRIVAEKFGLTNLPEADLSDWKDVVSSMEFPEAEITVAMVGKYVDLTESYKSLNEALTHAGIQTHTKVKIHYLDSERLESDDEQAFELLGKVDAILVPGGFGNRGVEGKIRAAQYARENKIPYLGICLGMQVAVIEFSRHCAGLAGAHSTEFAPDSPHPVIGLITEWQAEDGTIEKRSHDSDLGGTMRLGGQACVLQEGSLARTTYGAAQIVERHRHRYEFNNHYRETLAKHGLILSGTSIDGNLIEMIELKDHPWFLACQFHPEFTSRPRQGHPLFSGFVSAARRYHETKTSSKRS
- a CDS encoding polysaccharide lyase; translation: MNTANYSSLSLVILLIALCLPRITLAENSEVRTIPTTNTAQPFELAAKLQWNPHDKQWDKVLVLYNGNPSPPTNHPVWAYLNSMQIPARAATKAGENLYYKAFHSNAFCDGNTPLTSGKPLRITFDQNTNGNYTEKDYFRDWNCPGWGMGINNVSIVGKQEARNGQGQALRLNIPKGTSGCVNEKDCANWKPHIGAQLDSLYYSYWVKFPENFDFVRGGKLPGIGSFEPRVGGVKPNGNDGWSVRVMWDKDGKLGQYVYHPDQPKNFGDFFVWDMPPVEKGQWYQIKTLVRLNTPGKRDGIITTWLNGKQVLDKRDLRFRNSSNLQIERLLFAVFFGGTGAEWAPKRDMLLYLDDFTLSANPH
- a CDS encoding mechanosensitive ion channel domain-containing protein, which gives rise to MLTIQILFPRRWLYLILLTWLSLPLQAADNEFPSERLEEISAELNTTETTFQQLEKQKRLDLNKLDSLTATAARLEQVAKTCVAQQEQQQTQTQQATDSLGEANTDEDADVKRKRQELTEQKQQLEKTLSQCRLLSLRAATLLTDTRQSRQILLKDQLFAYSYSVIDHLEVILLESGVWKTEISGLLRVLTNLPLNKTNVWIALAYGIAGLIAGLFWSIHKRRQYRETIPPIHATSPTLAAVWISLLRFLPYTLFAGLAALSLYFAPPGVPLILQFTQALLLFGISYGIMHSLLRPAGQVEGVVPATQQTGHKLYFWARLLIVTTLIGTIFHSPLLDSATQASTAPSHFVGLIRVALGTVIGFSLARLIWLMSDHFLFIQHTRLHWLAVGALLVSVSSLWLGYRNFSVFLFTGVFGTLFLLLVAWLLLKIPAEIFDGLDVGRTPWQQRLRQQLGLRSNQIVPGLLWLRLANMLVVSGGLLILSLRLWGMPEQNFTLLLTQLASGIKIGGFTLEPLRIIGGLLIVALLVSLTHVMKKNLAESWLRRTTLSRGAREAITTVSGYTGILLAILMGLSVAGIQFENLAIIAGALSVGIGFGLQNIVNNFVSGLILLFERPIRRGDWITVGTAEGYVRDISIRSTTIQTFDRSDIIVPNSQIISGQVTNMMLNDNFGRVIIPVNVAYGVDTEQVMAILQEAANAHPLVLKDRSDMKINVFFRSFSDHALNFELRCFIRDIETKARVISDLNLAIDKELRQQEIPMPFIRSEPYTWSGKTVKSQDLS
- a CDS encoding site-specific integrase, translated to MGTLTTTSNTNLTIGEVGAQAREYIRQSISESTLKAYLSDGRIFADWCNERGFEAMPAQPATIADFLAHQAKVGVSPSTLNRRIAAIRYAHEWEGITSPTGDKLVSATLKGIRRATGAKPEKKAAATVDKIYSMIAQCDAKTLQGKRDRAILLLGFAGAFRRSELAGLELSDIEFVTDGAKITIRKSKTDQEAQGQTIAIYNGRLNVVGILQGYIQSAGITEGALFRPITKGGNLRPQAISDKSIAETVKKYAQLAGLDPDQFAGHSLRAGFITSAAEAGANLFKIMDVSRHKSVQTVKGYVRNAEMFKDHAGSSFL